A section of the Triticum dicoccoides isolate Atlit2015 ecotype Zavitan chromosome 7A, WEW_v2.0, whole genome shotgun sequence genome encodes:
- the LOC119331072 gene encoding disease resistance protein RGA2-like isoform X1 — translation MAESLLLPLVRGVAGKAADALVQTVTRMCGLEDDRETLERHLLAVQCKLANAEERSQSNAYLRSWMEKLKAVAYEADDVLDDFQYEGLRREARIGKSTSRKVLSYVTYHSPLLFRFAMSRKLKSVLEKINKLVEKMNKFGLENSVHQQEPQLPWRQTHSKLDESADIFGRDDDKERAVKLLLDQQDQREVQVLPIFGMGGLGKTTIAKMVYNDQGVQQHFQLKMWRCVSDNFDVVAIVKSIIELATNARCDLPDNIELLQKKLDEVICQKRFLLVLDDVWNEEKTIWEENLKPLLCSIGGPGSVIVVTCRSKQVASIMSTVKPHELAFLDEENSWELFSNKAFSNGVEEEAELVTIGRRIVNKCGGLPLALKTMGGLLSSKRQVHEWKAIEESNIGDTVGGKYEVMPILKLSYKHLSSEMKQCFAFCALFPKDYEMQKDMLIQLWMANGFIQEEGTMDLTQKGEFIFRELLWRSFLQDIKVVVKHSILPDYFHSIAYKVIVCKMHDLMHDLARDVSNECATIEELIEHKALVKNIYHLQMSKVELEQNIGLLKGKTSLRTLLAPSTVHWDFNRLPHVSLQALYWQRSGIASFIVNAINAKHLRTRTTTISRTHDDEPEKARTSVSSSMSSGADASKHWSVEQPSHTNNIYCGYTRWLWY, via the exons ATGGCCGAATCACTGCTTCTCCCTTTGGTGCGCGGCGTGGCCGGCAAGGCCGCAGACGCGTTAGTCCAGACCGTGACCCGGATGTGTGGCCTCGAAGACGACCGCGAAACGCTGGAGCGCCATCTGCTGGCCGTCCAGTGCAAGCTGGCCAACGCGGAGGAAAGGAGCCAGAGCAATGCCTACCTCAGGAGCTGGATGGAGAAGCTCAAGGCCGTCGCCTACGAGGCCGACGACGTCCTCGACGACTTTCAGTATGAGGGGCTGCGCCGTGAAGCCCGGATCGGCAAGTCCACTTCCCGCAAGGTACTCAGCTATGTCACATACCACAGCCCGCTGCTCTTCCGTTTTGCCATGAGCAGGAAGCTCAAGAGTGTCCTTGAGAAGATCAATAAGTTAGTTGAGAAGATGAACAAGTTTGGCCTTGAGAATTCTGTCCATCAGCAGGAGCCCCAACTTCCTTGGCGGCAGACTCACTCCAAACTGGATGAGTCCGCCGACATCTTTGGGAGAGATGATGACAAGGAGAGGGCGGTGAAGCTGCTGCTAGATCAGCAAGATCAGCGTGAGGTGCAGGTGCTGCCCATCTTTGGTATGGGAGGTCTTGGCAAGACGACAATTGCTAAGATGGTGTACAATGACCAAGGGGTCCAGCAACATTTCCAGTTGAAGATGTGGCGCTGCGTGTCAGACAATTTTGATGTTGTTGCTATTGTGAAATCCATCATTGAATTGGCTACAAATGCAAGATGCGACCTGCCCGACAACATCGAGCTTTTGCAGAAGAAACTTGATGAAGTCATTTGCCAGAAGAGATTTTTACTTGTTCTCGATGATGTCTGGAATGAAGAGAAGACGATATGGGAGGAAAATTTGAAGCCACTGTTATGCTCCATTGGTGGACCAGGAAGTGTCATTGTAGTCACATGTCGAAGCAAGCAAGTGGCCTCTATAATGTCCACCGTTAAGCCCCATGAGCTAGCATTTTTGGATGAAGAAAATTCATGGGAATTGTTTTCAAACAAAGCATTTAGCAATGGTGTGGAGGAGGAAGCAGAGTTGGTCACCATTGGAAGACGTATTGTAAATAAATGCGGGGGGTTGCCTCTTGCACTGAAGACAATGGGTGGATTGCTGAGTTCGAAGCGACAAGTACATGAGTGGAAGGCCATCGAAGAAAGTAACATTGGGGATACTGTTGGAGGCAAATATGAGGTCATGCCCATACTGAAGTTAAGCTACAAACACCTGTCATCTGAAATGAAGCAATGCTTTGCATTCTGTGCACTTTTCCCCAAGGATTATGAGATGCAGAAGGATATGTTGATCCAACTATGGATGGCAAATGGCTTTATTCAAGAAGAGGGAACAATGGATTTAACACAGAAAGGAGAATTCATTTTCCGTGAACTGCTTTGGAGGTCCTTCCTGCAAGATATAAAAGTTGTAGTCAAACACAGTATCTTGCCCGATTACTTTCATAGTATAGCATACAAGGTAATTGTATGTAAAATGCATGACTTAATGCATGACTTAGCTAGAGATGTTAGCAATGAATGTGCCACCATAGAAGAATTGATAGAACATAAAGCATTGGTAAAAAATATTTATCACCTGCAAATGTCAAAGGTTGAATTGGAACAGAACATTGGGTTATTGAAAGGGAAAACATCTCTccgcactttgttagctccttcgaCAGTACACTGGGATTTTAATCGGCTGCCACATGTATCATTACAGGCATTGTATTGGCAGAGAAGCGGAATTGCCAGTTTCATCGTAAATGCCATAAATGCAAAACATTTACG GACAAGGACTACGACAATTTCCAGAACACATGATGATGAGCCTGAGAAAGCTCGTACATCTGTATCTTCTTCGATGTCAAGTGGGGCGGATGCCTCCAAACATTGGTCAGTTGAACAACCTTCGCACACTAACAACATTTATTGTGGATACACGAGATGGTTGTGGTATTGA
- the LOC119331072 gene encoding disease resistance protein RGA2-like isoform X2 has translation MAESLLLPLVRGVAGKAADALVQTVTRMCGLEDDRETLERHLLAVQCKLANAEERSQSNAYLRSWMEKLKAVAYEADDVLDDFQYEGLRREARIGKSTSRKVLSYVTYHSPLLFRFAMSRKLKSVLEKINKLVEKMNKFGLENSVHQQEPQLPWRQTHSKLDESADIFGRDDDKERAVKLLLDQQDQREVQVLPIFGMGGLGKTTIAKMVYNDQGVQQHFQLKMWRCVSDNFDVVAIVKSIIELATNARCDLPDNIELLQKKLDEVICQKRFLLVLDDVWNEEKTIWEENLKPLLCSIGGPGSVIVVTCRSKQVASIMSTVKPHELAFLDEENSWELFSNKAFSNGVEEEAELVTIGRRIVNKCGGLPLALKTMGGLLSSKRQVHEWKAIEESNIGDTVGGKYEVMPILKLSYKHLSSEMKQCFAFCALFPKDYEMQKDMLIQLWMANGFIQEEGTMDLTQKGEFIFRELLWRSFLQDIKVVVKHSILPDYFHSIAYKALYWQRSGIASFIVNAINAKHLRTRTTTISRTHDDEPEKARTSVSSSMSSGADASKHWSVEQPSHTNNIYCGYTRWLWY, from the exons ATGGCCGAATCACTGCTTCTCCCTTTGGTGCGCGGCGTGGCCGGCAAGGCCGCAGACGCGTTAGTCCAGACCGTGACCCGGATGTGTGGCCTCGAAGACGACCGCGAAACGCTGGAGCGCCATCTGCTGGCCGTCCAGTGCAAGCTGGCCAACGCGGAGGAAAGGAGCCAGAGCAATGCCTACCTCAGGAGCTGGATGGAGAAGCTCAAGGCCGTCGCCTACGAGGCCGACGACGTCCTCGACGACTTTCAGTATGAGGGGCTGCGCCGTGAAGCCCGGATCGGCAAGTCCACTTCCCGCAAGGTACTCAGCTATGTCACATACCACAGCCCGCTGCTCTTCCGTTTTGCCATGAGCAGGAAGCTCAAGAGTGTCCTTGAGAAGATCAATAAGTTAGTTGAGAAGATGAACAAGTTTGGCCTTGAGAATTCTGTCCATCAGCAGGAGCCCCAACTTCCTTGGCGGCAGACTCACTCCAAACTGGATGAGTCCGCCGACATCTTTGGGAGAGATGATGACAAGGAGAGGGCGGTGAAGCTGCTGCTAGATCAGCAAGATCAGCGTGAGGTGCAGGTGCTGCCCATCTTTGGTATGGGAGGTCTTGGCAAGACGACAATTGCTAAGATGGTGTACAATGACCAAGGGGTCCAGCAACATTTCCAGTTGAAGATGTGGCGCTGCGTGTCAGACAATTTTGATGTTGTTGCTATTGTGAAATCCATCATTGAATTGGCTACAAATGCAAGATGCGACCTGCCCGACAACATCGAGCTTTTGCAGAAGAAACTTGATGAAGTCATTTGCCAGAAGAGATTTTTACTTGTTCTCGATGATGTCTGGAATGAAGAGAAGACGATATGGGAGGAAAATTTGAAGCCACTGTTATGCTCCATTGGTGGACCAGGAAGTGTCATTGTAGTCACATGTCGAAGCAAGCAAGTGGCCTCTATAATGTCCACCGTTAAGCCCCATGAGCTAGCATTTTTGGATGAAGAAAATTCATGGGAATTGTTTTCAAACAAAGCATTTAGCAATGGTGTGGAGGAGGAAGCAGAGTTGGTCACCATTGGAAGACGTATTGTAAATAAATGCGGGGGGTTGCCTCTTGCACTGAAGACAATGGGTGGATTGCTGAGTTCGAAGCGACAAGTACATGAGTGGAAGGCCATCGAAGAAAGTAACATTGGGGATACTGTTGGAGGCAAATATGAGGTCATGCCCATACTGAAGTTAAGCTACAAACACCTGTCATCTGAAATGAAGCAATGCTTTGCATTCTGTGCACTTTTCCCCAAGGATTATGAGATGCAGAAGGATATGTTGATCCAACTATGGATGGCAAATGGCTTTATTCAAGAAGAGGGAACAATGGATTTAACACAGAAAGGAGAATTCATTTTCCGTGAACTGCTTTGGAGGTCCTTCCTGCAAGATATAAAAGTTGTAGTCAAACACAGTATCTTGCCCGATTACTTTCATAGTATAGCATACAAG GCATTGTATTGGCAGAGAAGCGGAATTGCCAGTTTCATCGTAAATGCCATAAATGCAAAACATTTACG GACAAGGACTACGACAATTTCCAGAACACATGATGATGAGCCTGAGAAAGCTCGTACATCTGTATCTTCTTCGATGTCAAGTGGGGCGGATGCCTCCAAACATTGGTCAGTTGAACAACCTTCGCACACTAACAACATTTATTGTGGATACACGAGATGGTTGTGGTATTGA